In Sorghum bicolor cultivar BTx623 chromosome 10, Sorghum_bicolor_NCBIv3, whole genome shotgun sequence, one genomic interval encodes:
- the LOC110431218 gene encoding glutathione S-transferase DHAR3, chloroplastic-like isoform X2: MAVLLRGTSAATSTVGPSSALLATTFRRSRGRLLPRAAPQRRLYVARASAQPLEVCAKESITVPGRLGDCPFTQRVLLTIEEKHLPYELKLVDLANKPDWLFEINPEGKVPIVKLEEKWIGDSDVITQTLEEKYPEPPLATPPEKASVGSKIFSTFIGFLKSKDPSDGTEEALLNELTSFDSHLKDNGPFINGGTISAADLSLGPKLYHMEIALGHYKNWSVPDSLSHVKTYMKERER, from the exons ATGGCCGTCCTCCTCCGCGGCACCTCCGCCGCCACCTCGACCGTTGGTCCCTCCTCGGCGCTGCTCGCCACCACCTTCCGCCGCTCCCGCGGCCGCCTTCTGCCCCGTGCCGCCCCGCAGCGCCGCTTGTATGTGGCCCGCGCCTCGGCCCAGCCGCTCGAGGTCTGCGCCAAGGAGTCCATCACCGTCCCTGGCCGCCTCGGAGACT GTCCTTTCACACAGAGGGTTTTGTTGACTATAGAGGAGAAGCATCTGCCTTATGAACTGAAGCTAGTTGATCTAGCTAATAAGCCAGATTG GTTATTTGAAATCAACCCAGAAGGTAAAGTGCCTATCGTGAAGCTTGAGGAAAAATGGATTGGTGATTCTGATGTTATAACACAGACATTAGAGGAGAAGTATCCTGAACCACCCTTGGCAACTCCACCAGAAAAGGCTTCAGT TGggtcaaaaatattttccacttTCATTGGTTTCCTCAAAAGCAAAGATCCAAGCGATGGAACAGAAGAGGCACTACTTAATGAGCTTACTTCATTTGATAGTCATCTAAAAGACAAT GGTCCGTTTATTAATGGCGGAACAATTTCTGCTGCTGATCTCTCTCTGGGCCCTAAACTATATCACATGGAGATAGCTCTGGGCCACTATAAGAATTGGTCTGTTCCAGATTCACTTTCTCATGTAAAAACATACATGAAG
- the LOC8065537 gene encoding urea-proton symporter DUR3 → MAGAGACPPPGLGFGAEYYSVVDGVCRRDGSFFGGKPVLAQAVGYAVVLGFGAFFALFTSFLVWLEKRYVGSQHTSEWFNTAGRSVKTGLIASVIVSQWTWAATILQSSNVAWQYGVSGPFWYASGATIQVLLFGVMAIEIKRKAPNAHTVCEIVRARWGRAAHAVFLVFCLMTNVIVTAMLLLGGSAVANALTGINVYAASFLIPLGVVAYTLAGGLKATFLASYIHSVVVHVVLVVFVFLVYTSSHRLGSPRVVHNHLTAVASAARDCSAPLSYSDQACGPVHGNFKGSYLTMLSSGGLVFGIINIVGNFGTVFVDNGYWMSAIAARPSSTHKGYLLGGLVWFAVPFSLATSLGLGALALDLPITAAEAAKGLVPPATATALMGKSGSVLLLTMLFMAVTSAGSAELVAVSSLCTYDIYRTYINPDASGEQILRVSRAVVFAFGCLMGVLAVILNLVGVSLGWMYLAMGVVIGSAVIPIALLLLWRKANALGAILGAVAGCALGVTVWLSVAKVQYGRVDLDSTGRNAPMLAGNLVSILVGGAVHAACSLAWPQNYDWESSRQITTVESVAANGDLAEELKEERLVHAKRWIIKWGVAFTAVIAVVWPVLSLPAGRYSAGYFTLWAVVAIAWGTVGSAVIIFLPLVESWDTICKVCQGMFTSDAVYERLDEMNLRLKAIMADMPEAEERYQVMQGKGLRAVEMVHSASGIAKPSVVANDDGDDLSRA, encoded by the exons atggccggcgccggcgcgtgCCCTCCGCCGGGGCTGGGTTTCGGCGCGGAGTACTACTCGGTGGTGGACGGCGTGTGCAGGCGCGACGGCAGCTTCTTCGGCGGGAAGCCCGTGCTGGCGCAGGCCGTCGGGTACGCCGTCGTCCTCGGCTTCGGCGCCTTCTTCGCGCTCTTCACATCCTTCCTG GTGTGGCTAGAGAAACGGTATGTGGGATCGCAGCACACCTCGGAGTGGTTCAATACGGCCGGACGTAGTGTCAAGACCGGCCTCATCGCCAGCGTCATCGTCTCCCAG TGGACATGGGCAGCAACCATCCTGCAGAGCTCGAACGTGGCGTGGCAGTACGGCGTGAGCGGGCCTTTCTGGTACGCCAGCGGCGCCACCATCCAGGTGCTCCTGTTCGGCGTCATGGCCATCGAGATCAAGCGCAAGGCGCCCAACGCGCACACCGTCTGCGAGATCGTCCGCGCGCGGTGGGGGCGAGCGGCGCACGCCGTGTTCCTGGTGTTCTGCCTCATGACCAACGTCATCGTCACGGCCATGCTGCTGCTCGGCGGCTCCGCCGTGGCGAACGCGCTCACGGGCATCAACGTCTACGCCGCCAGCTTCCTCATCCCGCTCGGCGTCGTCGCGTACACGCTCGCGGGCGGGCTCAAGGCCACGTTCCTCGCCAGCTACATCCACTCCGTCGTCGTGCACGTCGTcctcgtcgtcttcgtcttcctcgTCTACACCTCCAGCCACCGGCTCGGCAGCCCCCGGGTGGTGCACAACCACCTCACTGCTGTGGCTAGCGCGGCGCGGGACTGCTCCGCCCCGCTCTCCTACTCGGACCAGGCGTGCGGCCCCGTCCACGGCAACTTCAAGGGCTCCTACCTCACCATGCTCAGCTCCGGTGGCCTTGTCTTCGGCATCATCAACATCGTCGGCAATTTTGGCACCGTCTTCGTCGACAAC GGCTACTGGATGAGCGCGATCGCTGCGCGTCCGTCGTCGACGCACAAGGGGTACCTGCTGGGTGGGCTGGTCTGGTTCGCGGTGCCCTTCTCGCTGGCCACCTCGCTGGGTCTAGGCGCGCTCGCTCTGGACCTCCCCATCACGGCAGCAGAGGCGGCCAAGGGACTTGTCCCGCCGGCCACTGCCACGGCGCTCATGGGCAAGTCCGGCTCCGTCCTCCTCCTCACCATGCTCTTCATGGCTGTGACCTCGGCCGGCTCGGCCGAGCTGGTGGCCGTCTCCTCCCTCTGCACCTACGACATCTACAGGACGTACATCAACCCGGACGCCTCAGGCGAGCAGATCCTGCGCGTGTCCAGGGCCGTCGTCTTCGCCTTCGGTTGCCTCATGGGCGTCCTGGCCGTCATCCTCAACCTCGTCGGCGTCTCCCTCGGATGGATGTACCTGGCCATGGGCGTCGTCATCGGCTCCGCCGTCATCCCCatcgcgctgctgctgctgtggagAAAGGCCAACGCCTTGGGCGCCATCCTCGGCGCCGTCGCCGGCTGCGCCCTCGGCGTCACCGTCTGGCTCTCGGTCGCCAAGGTGCAGTACGGGCGCGTGGACCTGGACAGCACCGGCCGGAACGCGCCGATGCTGGCGGGGaacctggtgtccatcctggtgGGCGGGGCGGTGCACGCGGCATGCAGCCTGGCGTGGCCGCAGAACTACGACTGGGAGAGCAGCCGGCAGATCACCACGGTGGAGAGCGTCGCCGCCAACGGCGACCTGGCGGAGGAGCTCAAGGAGGAGCGGCTGGTGCACGCGAAGCGGTGGATCATCAAGTGGGGGGTGGCGTTCACGGCCGTGATCGCGGTGGTGTGGCCCGTGCTGTCGCTACCGGCGGGGAGGTACAGCGCCGGCTACTTCACGCTGTGGGCTGTCGTCGCCATCGCCTGGGGCACGGTCGGGTCGGCGGTGATCATCTTCCTGCCGCTGGTGGAGAGTTGGGACACTATCTGCAAGGTGTGCCAGGGCATGTTCACCAGCGACGCGGTCTACGAGCGCCTCGACGAAATGAACCTGCGCCTCAAGGCCATCATGGCGGACATGCCCGAGGCGGAGGAGCGTTACCAGGTGATGCAGGGGAAGGGCCTTCGCGCCGTGGAGATGGTGCATTCTGCATCCGGTATTGCCAAACCGTCCGTGGTCGCCAACGACGATGGAGATGATCTTTCGCGGGCTTAA